A genomic segment from Janthinobacterium sp. 64 encodes:
- a CDS encoding aminotransferase-like domain-containing protein, whose protein sequence is MKLYEKLVSDIEQLVDKGVLLPGERIPSVRQTSQQHKLSITTVLRAYVKLESMGVLESRPQSGYFVRQRASDTAAPSLCMQASHPSTVPAEVHVSRLVLSTLRSIGLHDAIPLGSPYPDPSRFPWERINQYAGTVARRNRAWSVTDDLPPGNPQLIREIARRYMENGLAVDPDEIIVTVGATEAINLCLQAVAKPGDTIAVESPTFYAMLMAVERLGMKVVEISTDPYEGISIEALADIMARQPIAAVMVMPNFQNPLGFQMSDQRKRALVQLLEQHDVPAIENGVYNELYYGDAHPSSLKSYDRKGLVLHCSSFSKSLSSAQRVGWALAGRYRGKVEELKFLNTLATSSFPQLAIAEYLQNDGYEQHLRRTRKAYAQQARIMAAAVLRFFPAGTKISHPQGGYVLWVELPGDIDSMQLYRRALECKITVGPGRMFSVSQAYKHCIRLNYSYPWSVGVEQAIILLGKLITEFL, encoded by the coding sequence ATGAAATTGTATGAAAAGCTCGTCAGCGACATCGAGCAACTGGTGGACAAGGGCGTGCTCTTGCCCGGTGAACGCATCCCCTCTGTGCGCCAGACCAGCCAGCAGCACAAGCTGAGCATCACCACGGTGCTGCGCGCCTACGTCAAGCTGGAAAGCATGGGCGTGCTCGAAAGCCGGCCTCAGTCCGGCTACTTCGTGCGCCAGCGGGCCAGCGATACGGCCGCACCGTCCCTGTGCATGCAGGCGTCGCACCCCAGCACCGTGCCGGCCGAAGTGCACGTCAGCCGCCTGGTGCTGTCTACCTTGCGCTCGATCGGCTTGCACGACGCCATCCCGCTGGGCTCGCCCTACCCCGACCCTTCGCGGTTTCCCTGGGAACGCATCAACCAGTATGCGGGCACTGTGGCGCGCCGCAACCGCGCCTGGAGCGTGACGGACGACCTGCCGCCGGGCAACCCGCAACTGATCCGCGAAATCGCCCGCCGCTACATGGAAAACGGCCTGGCCGTCGATCCCGACGAAATCATCGTCACCGTGGGCGCCACGGAAGCCATCAACCTGTGTCTGCAAGCGGTGGCCAAGCCGGGCGACACCATCGCCGTCGAATCGCCCACCTTCTATGCCATGCTGATGGCCGTCGAACGGCTGGGCATGAAGGTGGTGGAAATCTCCACCGATCCGTATGAGGGCATCAGCATCGAGGCGCTGGCCGACATCATGGCCCGGCAACCGATCGCCGCCGTCATGGTGATGCCGAACTTCCAGAATCCGCTGGGCTTTCAAATGTCCGACCAGCGCAAGCGGGCCCTGGTCCAGCTGCTGGAGCAGCACGACGTGCCCGCCATCGAAAACGGCGTCTACAACGAACTGTATTACGGCGACGCCCATCCATCCTCGCTCAAGTCGTACGACCGCAAGGGCCTGGTGTTGCACTGTTCCTCGTTTTCCAAGAGCCTCAGTTCGGCCCAGCGCGTGGGCTGGGCCCTGGCCGGGCGCTATCGGGGCAAGGTGGAGGAACTCAAATTCCTCAATACCCTGGCCACGTCCTCGTTTCCCCAGCTGGCCATCGCCGAATACCTGCAAAACGATGGCTACGAACAGCATCTGCGCCGCACCCGCAAGGCGTATGCCCAACAGGCACGCATCATGGCCGCGGCCGTGCTGCGCTTCTTTCCTGCTGGCACGAAAATCTCGCACCCGCAGGGCGGCTACGTGCTGTGGGTGGAATTGCCCGGCGACATAGACTCCATGCAGCTGTACCGGCGCGCGCTGGAATGCAAGATCACGGTGGGGCCGGGGCGCATGTTTTCCGTCAGCCAAGCCTACAAACATTGCATCCGCCTCAATTACAGCTATCCGTGGAGCGTGGGCGTGGAGCAAGCCATTATTCTTCTGGGTAAACTCATCACCGAATTTTTGTAG
- a CDS encoding Dyp-type peroxidase — protein sequence MAIPQSMLSVVARDEVHLQFKVKAGVDLRQLFKLLGKLWESEVTGILDPTLNRHHQLTGGTANVVLGFKPELWRAACPGCVPDNMESFAHDLVGANGKTAPATQHDFWVWITQSNAATLYDSMRTTLTLLSPFAELASEQVCFPYHNNVTFDGFADGVANPNPFRAHGVAIIPDGEPGAGGSTVLLQKWRMDVERLRALPVHAAEQVWGRTKAGSHELSPLPVDSHVGRNQFIRDGEEVDIVRRNANYANAGEAGVMFVGFCRDITVTMGMLRQMYGVGYDGVSKTDRLLDFSTPLSSAIYFVPSIDALLAVGISPADPG from the coding sequence ATGGCAATTCCACAAAGCATGCTGTCTGTCGTCGCGCGCGACGAAGTGCATTTGCAGTTCAAGGTGAAGGCCGGCGTCGACCTGCGGCAGTTGTTCAAGCTGCTGGGCAAGCTGTGGGAGTCCGAAGTGACGGGCATCCTCGACCCCACCCTGAACCGCCACCATCAGTTGACGGGCGGCACGGCCAATGTGGTGCTGGGATTTAAGCCTGAGCTGTGGCGCGCCGCCTGTCCCGGCTGCGTGCCGGACAACATGGAGTCGTTCGCGCACGACCTGGTGGGCGCCAACGGCAAGACGGCGCCGGCCACCCAGCACGATTTCTGGGTCTGGATCACGCAGTCGAACGCGGCCACCCTGTACGACAGCATGCGCACGACGCTCACCTTGCTGAGTCCCTTCGCCGAGCTGGCCAGCGAGCAGGTGTGTTTTCCGTATCACAATAATGTGACCTTCGACGGCTTTGCCGACGGCGTCGCCAATCCGAATCCGTTCCGCGCCCACGGCGTGGCCATCATTCCGGACGGCGAGCCGGGCGCGGGCGGCTCGACCGTGCTGCTGCAGAAATGGCGCATGGATGTGGAGCGCCTGCGCGCCTTGCCCGTGCATGCGGCGGAACAGGTGTGGGGCCGCACCAAGGCCGGCAGCCATGAATTGTCGCCGCTGCCCGTCGATTCCCATGTGGGCCGCAACCAATTCATCCGCGATGGCGAGGAAGTCGATATCGTGCGCCGCAATGCCAATTACGCCAATGCCGGCGAGGCGGGCGTCATGTTTGTCGGTTTCTGCCGCGATATCACGGTGACCATGGGCATGCTGCGGCAAATGTATGGCGTAGGCTATGATGGCGTCAGCAAAACGGACAGGCTGCTGGATTTTTCCACGCCGCTGTCGTCGGCGATCTATTTCGTGCCCAGCATCGATGCCTTGCTGGCAGTGGGTATTTCGCCGGCCGATCCCGGCTAA